One part of the Mariniflexile litorale genome encodes these proteins:
- a CDS encoding NAD(P)-binding domain-containing protein — MQTAIIGTGKIGEAIAKKLIKAGHSVLLTNNKGAESLKDKAASLGNLAIPADISEVNQAEVLFLTVRWSHLQQVAADVPNLEGKILVDVTNPILDDMSFDDLKGKAASEIVQELFPKARVVKTLNHYFLKWIDEDPKVDNGKRIAFVSGDDTEAKNTVTNLLNEFGFKSIDLGNLAAGSKLQQAGGSLAALNIVSYPA; from the coding sequence ATGCAAACAGCAATAATAGGAACAGGAAAAATTGGAGAAGCCATTGCTAAAAAATTAATAAAAGCAGGGCATAGCGTTTTGCTTACAAATAATAAAGGCGCAGAAAGTTTGAAAGACAAAGCAGCAAGTTTAGGAAATCTAGCAATTCCTGCAGATATAAGTGAGGTTAATCAAGCTGAGGTGCTTTTCCTTACAGTTAGATGGTCACATTTGCAACAAGTAGCTGCAGATGTCCCAAATCTAGAAGGTAAGATTTTAGTTGACGTTACTAATCCAATTTTAGATGATATGAGTTTTGACGATTTAAAAGGAAAAGCTGCTAGTGAAATTGTACAAGAACTTTTTCCAAAAGCACGAGTAGTAAAAACATTGAATCATTACTTTTTGAAATGGATAGATGAAGATCCAAAAGTTGATAACGGTAAACGAATTGCTTTTGTATCAGGTGATGATACCGAAGCAAAAAACACAGTTACTAATCTGCTTAATGAGTTTGGTTTTAAGTCCATTGATTTGGGTAATCTAGCCGCAGGAAGTAAACTACAGCAAGCTGGTGGATCATTAGCTGCATTAAATATTGTAAGCTATCCTGCTTAA
- a CDS encoding Crp/Fnr family transcriptional regulator, giving the protein MLEVFKKYINDKVSMSEDDLNEILSYAILKKMRRRQFLLQEGDVWRYNAFVCSGFLRKYSVDDKGTEHIMSFSPENYWTGDRESLVNDTPSKFNIEALENAEILLFKKEDFEMLCTKIPVFNNMINNILHRSFISSQSRIHSSISLTSEEKYNNFVLKFPSIVNRVPQHMIASYIGISPETLSRIRSQANKK; this is encoded by the coding sequence ATGTTAGAAGTTTTCAAGAAATATATAAATGATAAAGTATCTATGTCTGAGGATGACTTAAACGAGATACTTTCTTATGCCATATTAAAAAAAATGCGCAGAAGGCAATTTCTATTGCAAGAAGGCGATGTTTGGCGTTATAATGCTTTTGTTTGTAGTGGCTTTCTTAGAAAATATTCTGTAGATGACAAGGGAACAGAACACATTATGAGCTTCTCGCCTGAAAACTATTGGACGGGAGATAGAGAAAGTCTTGTTAATGATACACCCTCAAAGTTTAATATAGAAGCTCTTGAAAATGCAGAAATACTGCTATTTAAAAAAGAAGACTTTGAAATGCTCTGCACGAAAATACCTGTGTTTAATAATATGATTAATAATATATTACATAGGAGTTTCATTTCTTCACAGAGTAGAATTCATTCAAGTATAAGTCTTACATCTGAAGAAAAATATAATAATTTCGTTTTAAAATTTCCATCAATAGTAAATCGTGTTCCTCAACACATGATAGCTTCTTACATAGGTATTTCACCCGAAACCTTAAGCCGCATTAGATCCCAAGCAAATAAAAAGTAA